From a region of the Teredinibacter turnerae genome:
- a CDS encoding transmembrane 220 family protein, translating to MTQHLRKILHVLLTCLLAYTAYLQFNDPDPLFWVLLYALAALVPLAAVIDTNAKTANVLHGLAAGFCLAGLAISLPGLVEYLHYHLGSESLVEDMSPEKPYIEEGREFIGTAFAFIVSLSYWVVRKPLA from the coding sequence ATGACTCAGCACCTTAGAAAAATACTTCACGTGTTATTAACCTGCCTGTTAGCTTACACGGCTTACTTGCAGTTTAACGATCCAGACCCGTTATTTTGGGTGTTGCTCTACGCCCTGGCAGCTCTCGTTCCATTGGCCGCCGTTATTGACACAAATGCCAAAACAGCGAACGTACTACACGGGCTGGCGGCGGGATTTTGTCTTGCCGGGCTCGCCATCTCTCTGCCGGGATTGGTGGAGTACCTACACTACCATTTAGGTAGCGAATCTCTGGTGGAGGATATGAGCCCGGAAAAGCCCTATATTGAAGAAGGCAGGGAGTTTATCGGGACGGCATTCGCCTTTATCGTGAGCCTGAGTTATTGGGTGGTGCGCAAACCACTCGCCTAA
- a CDS encoding TonB-dependent receptor yields MKTKPHRAAFGKKPLQIAIASVIAGSLSQGALAQKVEEMVVTATKQPARAQDTPIAIQALGASAMEELNIQSFDDYVANLPNVSAGGRGPGQSTVYIRGMSIQPITVMLSGAQGTTPNVALYLDEQPVTAPGRNLDVYAADMERIEVLAGPQGTLFGSSSQAGTIRLITNKPNFDGFDTGFKTSWSETKGGDMSTSAEAFVNLPINDKLATRFVVYNNQQGGYIDNVVGTFSIDPSKNPDANVSLPANATYEDASNVALAEDDFNDSFYKGMRIGAKYLINDDWDILVQHSRQELGADGVFDYDPEVGDLEVERFFPDELRDSFDQTAWTLEGRLGALEMLYTGAYLNRDVQQSIDYTGYNNSGGFIEYYTCTYDNPDYMVNYPNAAEYITDVRECKNPVKGFKGTQDQTRETHEFRIVTPTEKNVRAVVGVFYEDFQIETQDDFLYLAAPDIGFVPNAPIAGANNINDATRPAGVAFFNDITRTETQMAAFGEVAYDLLSNLTATLGLRYYEMESDFTGSSNFADGIFQNGAQTDRGRDYDSSGGHTKEPLKADDVITKFNLSYRPSTYSMVYFTYSEGFRPGGFNRGGGIPSANPDYPTVSVTYETDNVVNREIGWKTQWFDQSLQFNGNIYNIQWDDMQVSRFDPENVSILTFIENAADAEITGLEADLTWAATNNLTLFAAMSYNDSELKSTEAQVIEMAPVGSQLPLTPKLQFNLRARYAWSMGLQDYYVQLGSRYSDKSYSSIVAEEREEQQGYTLVDASIGTKRDGWNVELFVDNLTDKRAEMFINNQDDIRRIGTNRPRTAGLRVSYRYQ; encoded by the coding sequence TTGAAAACGAAACCACACCGTGCAGCGTTCGGTAAAAAACCGCTGCAAATTGCCATAGCGTCGGTTATCGCTGGCAGCTTGAGCCAGGGTGCTCTCGCGCAAAAAGTCGAAGAAATGGTGGTCACTGCGACCAAACAGCCAGCGCGTGCACAAGACACGCCTATCGCAATCCAGGCACTGGGTGCCAGCGCGATGGAAGAGCTGAACATTCAGAGCTTCGACGACTACGTAGCCAATCTGCCAAATGTTTCTGCCGGCGGACGCGGCCCAGGGCAATCCACCGTGTACATTCGCGGTATGTCCATTCAACCCATCACCGTTATGCTTTCCGGCGCGCAGGGCACTACGCCTAACGTTGCCCTTTATCTGGACGAACAGCCAGTAACCGCGCCCGGCCGCAATCTGGACGTGTACGCCGCCGACATGGAGCGCATTGAAGTGCTCGCCGGCCCGCAAGGCACCCTGTTTGGCTCCAGCTCTCAGGCAGGTACCATCCGGCTGATTACCAACAAGCCAAATTTCGATGGTTTCGACACCGGCTTTAAAACGTCCTGGTCCGAAACGAAAGGCGGCGACATGAGCACCAGCGCCGAAGCCTTTGTTAATCTGCCGATTAACGACAAGCTGGCAACACGCTTTGTGGTTTATAACAATCAGCAAGGTGGTTACATCGATAATGTAGTAGGCACCTTCAGCATCGATCCGAGTAAAAACCCGGATGCCAATGTATCCTTGCCTGCGAACGCCACTTACGAAGATGCCTCCAACGTCGCGCTTGCCGAAGACGACTTTAACGATAGCTTTTATAAAGGTATGCGTATCGGCGCTAAATACCTGATTAATGACGACTGGGATATTTTAGTTCAGCACAGCCGTCAGGAGCTCGGCGCCGATGGTGTATTTGATTACGATCCAGAAGTTGGTGATTTGGAAGTCGAACGATTTTTCCCTGACGAATTGCGCGATAGCTTTGATCAAACCGCCTGGACCTTGGAAGGTCGCCTGGGCGCGCTGGAAATGCTGTACACCGGTGCTTACTTAAACCGCGATGTGCAACAGAGTATCGACTACACCGGCTATAACAACAGCGGCGGTTTTATCGAGTACTACACCTGTACCTACGATAATCCGGACTACATGGTAAATTACCCGAACGCTGCCGAGTACATCACCGACGTGCGCGAATGTAAAAACCCGGTTAAAGGTTTTAAAGGTACCCAAGACCAGACGCGTGAAACGCACGAATTCCGCATTGTTACGCCCACAGAAAAAAATGTTCGCGCAGTTGTCGGCGTATTTTATGAAGACTTCCAGATTGAAACACAGGACGATTTTCTGTATCTGGCCGCGCCGGATATCGGTTTTGTACCCAACGCACCTATTGCCGGGGCAAACAATATCAACGATGCCACGCGACCTGCGGGTGTAGCGTTTTTTAACGATATTACGCGCACCGAAACTCAGATGGCCGCATTTGGTGAAGTCGCCTACGACCTGCTTTCCAACCTTACTGCGACGCTGGGCTTGCGCTACTACGAGATGGAATCTGATTTCACCGGTTCGTCCAATTTTGCCGACGGTATTTTCCAAAACGGTGCGCAAACGGACCGTGGTCGCGATTACGACAGTTCAGGTGGCCACACCAAAGAGCCATTGAAAGCGGATGACGTCATTACTAAGTTCAACCTGAGCTACCGCCCATCGACCTACAGCATGGTGTACTTCACTTACTCCGAAGGCTTCCGCCCTGGTGGCTTTAACCGCGGCGGCGGCATTCCTTCTGCCAACCCGGATTACCCAACGGTATCGGTAACCTACGAAACCGACAACGTGGTAAACCGCGAGATTGGCTGGAAGACTCAGTGGTTTGATCAGAGCCTGCAGTTCAACGGCAATATTTATAACATTCAGTGGGACGACATGCAGGTGTCCCGTTTCGATCCTGAAAATGTTTCCATATTGACGTTTATCGAAAACGCTGCCGATGCTGAAATTACCGGTTTGGAAGCAGACCTCACCTGGGCGGCCACCAATAATCTCACCTTGTTCGCAGCAATGTCGTATAACGACTCCGAGCTGAAATCGACAGAGGCGCAGGTTATTGAAATGGCACCGGTAGGCAGCCAGTTACCGCTGACGCCAAAACTGCAATTTAACCTGCGAGCGCGCTATGCATGGAGCATGGGCCTACAGGATTACTACGTGCAGTTGGGTAGCCGTTACTCCGATAAAAGCTACAGCTCCATCGTAGCGGAAGAGCGGGAAGAGCAGCAGGGATACACACTGGTGGATGCCAGCATTGGTACCAAACGCGATGGCTGGAACGTGGAACTGTTTGTCGACAACCTTACCGACAAACGCGCGGAAATGTTTATCAATAACCAGGACGACATTCGCCGCATTGGCACTAATCGGCCTCGTACGGCAGGTTTGCGCGTCTCCTATCGGTATCAGTAA